A stretch of the Carassius carassius chromosome 6, fCarCar2.1, whole genome shotgun sequence genome encodes the following:
- the LOC132142743 gene encoding coiled-coil domain-containing protein 86-like — protein sequence MIMSASISKKTDGSDDVAKAEALDNEEDSPIVSRTRSGRRLRTPAAKTPVRRTRKSVVREDTAESTESRQESPPDDCTPDTKGGQCSSATEPMCPDMSTSTPADVSQESVLDTAGLMGSDQTSEKENVVNNTETESTGPTDPEKRAKKRTHSESIEKKSKMVPLGKPKSGRIWKNRNKQRFSALLRDKPLRSSWEKKMEAKREKQLVKQYQQQLKDEQTREKEEKKRRRAENLRRRAENERKAEIVQVIKNTAKIKRMKKKQLRKIEKRDTLLAVQKTPPSVKKGAGKTNNSL from the exons ATGATAATGTCTGCGTCCATAAGCAAGAAAACAGATGGAAGTGATGATGTCGCGAAGGCAGAAGCTCTCGATAACGAAGAGGATTCTCCCATTGTGAGCCGCACACGGAGCGGTCGCAGACTGCGGACCCCCGCGGCCAAAACTCCCGTCCGCCGGACCAGAAAGTCTGTTGTCCGAGAAGATACGGCAGAAAGCACCGAGTCTCGTCAGGAATCACCACCAGATGACTGTACACCAGATACCAAAGGCGGTCAGTGCAGCTCGGCGACAGAACCaatgtgtcctgatatgtcaacatcaacaccagcagatgtcagtCAAGAGTCAGTACTGGACACTGCAGGGTTGATGGGGTCAGATCAGACCAGTGAGAAGGAAAATGTGGTTAATAACACAGAGACAGAATCCACTGGTCCCACTGACCCCGAGAAAAGGGCCAAAAAAAGGACTCACTCAGAATCCATTGAGAAGAAAAGTAAGATGGTACCTCTTGGGAAACCTAAGTCTGGAAGAATATGGAAAAACAGAAATAAGCAAAG GTTCTCCGCTCTGTTGAGAGACAAACCTCTGCGTTCTTCATGGGAAAAGAAGATGGAGGCCAAGAGAGAGAAGCAGCTGGTGAAGCAGTACCAACAACAGCTGAAAGATGAGCAGACCAGAGAGAAAGAG GAGAAAAAGAGGAGGAGAGCAGAAAACCTGAGAAGACGAGCAGAAAATGAGAGAAAAGCGGAGATTGTGCAAGTG ATTAAGAATACAGCAAAGATCAAGAGAATGAAGAAGAAACAGCTGAGGAAGATTGAGAAAAGAGACACGCTCTTAGCGGTGCAGAAAACACCACCCAGTGTCAAGAAGGGAGCAGGGAAAACAAACAACAGCCTGTAG
- the glb1 gene encoding beta-galactosidase, whose product MALGVGLMSLLLLILPLLTYATTPSFTIDYRQNCFLKDGEPFRYISGSIHYSRIPRVYWKDRLLKMYMAGLNAIQTYVPWNFHEAVPGQYDFSGDRDLEHFLQLCKDIGLLVIMRPGPYICAEWDMGGLPSWLLKKKNIVLRSSDPDYLAAVDKWMGQLLPIVNRNLYQNGGPIITVQVENEYGSYFACDYNYMRHLRELFRSQLGKEVVLFTTDGAGVGYLKCGSLQGIYATVDFGPGSNVTAAFKAQRHAEPQGPLVNSEFYTGWLDHWGSKHAVIPTAAVVKSLNEILEIGANVNLYMFIGGTNFGYWNGANSPYGSQPTSYDYDAPLTEAGDLTKKYFAIREVIKMYKEIPEGLIPPSTPKFAYGQVKMKMLKAVSESLDILSFSGPVKALYPPTFTEMNQAFGFMLYQTVLPVNCLKPTPLSSPLNGVHDRAYISIDGIAAGILERNKALTLNITGKAGSRVDILVENMGRINYGKEINDFKGLVFNLTLGADVLSNWTVYSLSIDEAVRKGLLSASNGFISTSSSFTTSSSPSLSPPTFYAGSFIIPDGIPDLPQDTYIQFPNWRKGQVWINGFNVGRYWPSRGPQVTLFVPAHLLSTSVQNNITVLELEASPCSSGSCTVEFTDTPVINSTVKTTEHFKRSSTDKTLWSRTILD is encoded by the exons ATGGCGCTCGGTGTCGGACTGATGTCGCTTCTCCTCCTGATCCTACCACTGCTCACG TATGCCACAACACCAAGTTTCACCATCGATTACCGTCAAAACTGCTTCCTTAAAGATGGAGAGCCGTTTCGCTACATCTCCGGCAGCATCCACTACAGCAGGATTCCCAGAGTCTACTGGAAGGACAGGCTACTCAAGATGTACATGGCTGGTTTGAATGCCATCCAGAC ATATGTGCCCTGGAACTTCCATGAGGCGGTGCCGGGACAGTACGACTTCAGCGGAGATCGGGATCTAGAGCACTTCCTTCAACTGTGCAAAGACATCGGCCTGCTGGTCATCATGAGACCAGGCCCCTACATCTGTGCAGAGTGGGATATG GGGGGTCTACCTTCCTGGctgttgaaaaagaaaaatattgtgCTGCGATCATCTGATCCAG ATTACCTTGCAGCAGTGGATAAGTGGATGGGGCAGTTGTTGCCCATCGTAAACCGTAACCTATACCAAAACGGAGGACCCATCATTACGGTGCAA GTAGAGAATGAATACGGGAGTTACTTTGCCTGTGATTATAATTACATGCGGCATCTCAGGGAGCTTTTCCGCTCTCAGCTGGGAAAAGAGGTGGTGCTGTTCACCACAGATGGAGCAGGTGTGGGTTATCTCAAGTGTGGGTCCCTCCAGGGCATCTATGCCACTGTTGACTTCGGCCCAG GTTCAAATGTGACTGCTGCTTTTAAAGCACAGAGACATGCAGAGCCACAAGGGCCTTTG gTGAACTCTGAGTTCTACACAGGCTGGCTGGATCACTGGGGCAGCAAACATGCTGTCATTCCTACAGCTGCTGTGGTCAAGAGCCTCAATGAAATTCTGGAAATTGGAGCCAATGTGAACTT ATATATGTTCATCGGTGGAACTAACTTTGGCTATTGGAATG GCGCCAACTCTCCTTATGGTTCTCAACCAACCAGCTATGACTATGACGCTCCACTCACGGAAGCTGGAGACCTCACAAAAAAGTATTTCGCCATAAGAGAAGTTATCAAAATG tACAAAGAGATCCCAGAAGGACTGATTCCTCCATCAACACCTAAATTTGCCTACGGACAAGTGAAAATGAAGATG CTCAAGGCCGTGTCAGAGTCTTTAGATATATTATCTTTCTCTGGCCCTGTAAAAGCTCTTTACCCACCAACATTTACTGAAATGAATCAG GCCTTTGGCTTTATGCTGTATCAGACTGTGTTACCGGTCAACTGTTTGAAGCCCACCCCGCTGTCGTCCCCGCTAAATGGGGTCCATGATCGAGCATATATATCCATTGATGGT aTTGCTGCTGGTATTTTGGAGAGGAACAAGGCACTCACCCTTAATATAACGGGGAAAGCTGGCAGCCGTGTGGACATCCTAGTGGAAAATATGGGCAGAATCAACTACGGCAAAGAAATTAATGACTTCAAG GGTCTGGTGTTTAATCTGACTCTGGGTGCTGATGTTCTGAGTAACTGGACGGTGTACTCTCTGAGTATAGATGAAGCCGTGCGCAAGGGGCTGTTGTCGGCATCAAACGGATTCATCTCCACCTCCAGCAGCTTCACCACCTCCTCTTCTCCTTCTCTTTCACCTCCAACCTTCTACGCTGGCAGCTTCATCATCCCTGACGGCATTCCTGACCTCCCTCAGGACACATACATCCAGTTTCCCAACTGGAGGAAG GGTCAAGTGTGGATTAACGGTTTTAACGTGGGCCGCTACTGGCCATCCCGTGGGCCACAGGTGACCCTCTTTGTCCCAGCCCACCTGCTCAGCACCTCCGTCCAAAACAACATTACTGTTCTGGAGTTAGAGGCATCACCTTGTTCCTCAGGTTCCTGCACGGTGGAGTTCACTGATACTCCTGTCATAAACAGCACTGTGAAGACAACCGAACACTTCAAGAGAAGTTCAACAGACAAGACCCTCTGGAGCAGAACGATCTTAGATTAA